Part of the Chlorogloeopsis sp. ULAP01 genome, TCTCCAGAGACGCGTATTAAGGTATCTACGTCTTTAACATCCCCTGATGTCATGTCCTGAGCGTAAGAGCCTGCAAGTCGAGAGTGAGGATAGACAGTAGGAAAATCTTTACTTTTGGCGATGTATTCACGCACTACGGGTGGCAAATCGCGTGCTGCATCAAGGCGTTCTTGAGGAGGTTGAATGTTCTTGAGCAGTTCTTCAAAGTGTGTAATCAGAGGAAACATCTATATTTTTTACCTTTACTGAATTGGGCTATTCATAGCGCAGTGCTATGGTAATTTCTTTTCATATGTCACCATCATCAATATCTGAATTAAAATCTATCTTCCAGAAAAAACTTACTGGTATTACCTATAGTTCGTAACCAAATTCATCTAAATTTAGCCAATATTGACTTACAATAGATTATTGTGTAGCACTTTATTACATTGTATTTTAATCATATTTGATTAAAAAGAACAATTGTACTTGTAGTAAAAACCGAACTAAAGTTAGTAGTAATTTTACGGTTTCTCGTTTAGTCTGGTGATTAACTCAAAGCTAGAGGAGCGATCGCTTTCCTCATAATTAATCTGCACTTCGTCACAGAGTTGTTACTCCGCAAATATTTCACGCAATTGGTATATGTTTACACCCTAAAATTAAGTAGGGAGCAGATTTTTCTGTTATACAAAACTATATAGTTCATTCCTGCCCCGAATCAGCACACCATTCAACAATTCCCTGACGTACCCAAAAGTGGCAGTAGCATTCGTTAAGCTGCCTAACAGAAGGATTAAGTGTTGGTCGCCCCAACGAATCAATGGCGATCGCCCAGCAAGGATGCTGCTTTTGATTTAAGGACAGCAAAATACTTTCTCCACATCCTCCAGGACAACGAAAACAAGCCCATTTTTGATATTCAGCATCGCCAACAACTAAAATTTCCCCTGGTTTTATATTCTCAGGTGCAGGATGTGTTGGAACTATCCGTGCTGATAAGTCTGGCTGACGAATAAAACGCAGCCAGATTAATAGTTGTCTGATTACACCACGAAAAAACATCCTTTACTCCACCAGATTGAGAAAAGGCACAACATCCCCTCTGCCCCACCACTGGATACCGACTGTCCCGCAAACTGGGCAATTGGGATTAGGGATTGCTGCTGGTTTACGGTCAGTCGTCAGATGGAATTTACGAACCCTGTGAGCTGCTGCACCATCCTCACCACGGAAACCTTGAAGGCGGTGAACAAGTTCCTGTATTGCCATAATTGCAACCTCTGTTGTAAATAAAACAACGGCAGGGCTGGGGTTTCCTTCTCCAATAACGTAGGCTTCTGCCTTGCGGCGTTCGTACTCATCAGGATTACTACGTTTTAACGCTTCATCCCGTGCAGCAACAGGATTTATAACTTCACGACACAATAG contains:
- a CDS encoding DUF6527 family protein → MFFRGVIRQLLIWLRFIRQPDLSARIVPTHPAPENIKPGEILVVGDAEYQKWACFRCPGGCGESILLSLNQKQHPCWAIAIDSLGRPTLNPSVRQLNECYCHFWVRQGIVEWCADSGQE